GGGTGGACATCATCCAGTTCGACGAGCCGGCGTTCAACGTCTTCTTCGACGACGTGCAGGACTGGGGCGTGGCAATGCTCGAGCGGGCGGCCGAGGGATTGCGCGCGGAGACCGTGGTGCACATCTGCTACGGCTACGGGATCAAGGCGAACACGGACTGGAAGGCGACTCTCGGCTCGGAATGGCGGCAGTACGAGAAGTCCTTCCCGCTGCTGCAGCAGTCCAGCATCGACATCGTCTCGCTGGAGAGCCACCACTCGCACGTTCCGCTGGACCTGATCGAGCTCATCCGGGGCAAGAAGGTCATGCTCGGAGCCATCGATGTGGCAAGCCACACGATCGAGACCCCGGAGGAGGTCGCCGACACCCTCAGGAACGCGCTCCGCTTCGTCGACGCCGACAAGCTCATCCCGAGCACGAACTGCGGCTTGGCGCCGTTGTCACGTGACCTCGCACGCGGCAAGCTGCGAGCGCTCAGCGCGGGCGCTGCTGTGCTTCGCGAGGAGCTCACCGCCGCCGGGGCCTGATCTACCGGGTCGGATCTCGACGGGTGCACGTCGATCCCCGATCGAGACCCGGCGCCGACACGAGATGCGGCACGCGGGAGCGCGTATTCTCAGACCATGGGAACTCTCGAGTACAACAGCTCTCGTCCTCCGATCGAGGTCGACGATGCGACGTTGGCGCACCTGAAGATCGTGATCGGCACGAAGCTCCGCCGTCACGAGAGCTTCATGATGACCTGGCTGCCCGAGGAGAAGAACCCCGCCGGCCGACTCACCATCTGGATGCATCCGGCGATTCCGCTGATCCTCGCGTTCGACGGCTCGAGGATGCCGGAGATCGACACGAAGCGGATCGAGCGCATGATGGAGAACCTCAACGCCCGCGGAGAACTCGTCCTCGACCAGCTCGGATAGGCGACATCAGCGAGGTGTCAGGGGTCTTCCGCGCGTCGGGGATCCGTCGTTCCCTCAGCCGATCCGCGCTCGCGCTCGTCGTCGGTCTCTTCGTCGGTGCCGCGAGCATCGCCGGCATCGCCGACGCCCCCGCGCTCGCCGCGGAACCCGCCCCCACGGTCACGGACATCTCGGTGGCTCCGTATGAGGCGTCGAATCCGCTGGTCCCCTCGGCTGCCCTGCCCTTTCTCGCCGTCACCCTCACTGTGGAGCGGGAACTCCCGAACGCCGGCGACACCTTCGAAGTGCGCGCGCCCGCCGGCGCCAGGGTCGTCTTGAGCGAAGACGCATCGATCGTGGATTCCTCGGGAGCGGCCCTCGTCGACGTCGTCGTGACCGCCCACGGCGCCGACGGCGACACGATGACCGGAACGTTCACCGAGGCCGCCGCGAACAGCAGGAAGATGAGCGGCACGTTCACGTTCTTCCTCCAGGTCGTCGGCAGCGGGATCCTCGCCGCCGAGGGAGGGATCTACCACGCCGAGTTCGCCGCTGACGGTGCGCGTCACACCGTCGACGTCGCCTACGGGGTGTCCATCGACCTGTTCCAGCACGTCGGTGGGCATTGGGTCCACGGTGCGACGCCTTCCTCGGCCGGGAGGTTCGTCGTCCAGACGAAGGCGGAAGGCGATTCCGCGCTCG
The DNA window shown above is from Microbacterium maritypicum and carries:
- a CDS encoding methionine synthase → MHTLLPTSIVGSLPKPSWLAEPETLWSPWKLQGDALVEGTQDALRIAVQEQRQAGIDIISDGEQTRQHFVTTFIEHLSGVDFDQRETVRIRDRYDASVPTVVGAVSREKPVFVEDAKFLRQQTDQPIKWALPGPMTMIDTLYDRHYKSREKLAWEFATILNQEAKELEAAGVDIIQFDEPAFNVFFDDVQDWGVAMLERAAEGLRAETVVHICYGYGIKANTDWKATLGSEWRQYEKSFPLLQQSSIDIVSLESHHSHVPLDLIELIRGKKVMLGAIDVASHTIETPEEVADTLRNALRFVDADKLIPSTNCGLAPLSRDLARGKLRALSAGAAVLREELTAAGA
- a CDS encoding DUF7882 family protein gives rise to the protein MGTLEYNSSRPPIEVDDATLAHLKIVIGTKLRRHESFMMTWLPEEKNPAGRLTIWMHPAIPLILAFDGSRMPEIDTKRIERMMENLNARGELVLDQLG